Genomic segment of Sphingomonas sp. KRR8:
GGTTTCGAAGCCGACGGGTGCGCGGCTGTCCATGATCTGCCCGTGATAGGCCGGCAGCCGAGCAAGCAGGGAGCCCGCCGGTGCGTCCGCCAGCCGGTCGCTGTCGGGGTCGAGATCGCATTCGCGCCGCAGCGCCCCACCGACATAGGCTGTGGTGGCGCTCGCCGGACCGCTGGTGAAGTCGATCAGCACGCTATGCTTGGCGAATTCGGCGATGCTGGAGGGCTCGAGGTCCTCGATCGAGGGAAAGTCGCGGCCGCCGAGGAGGGAGGTCCAGTAGTTGTAGGCTTTGACCTGCATCCGCCGCTCTTCGGCGTCGTCGAGGATTTCGGGCGTGTCCGCCGCATGGCTGCCGAATGCCGGCTCGAGCTCGCTGGCGAAGTCGCGAAAACTGTCCATGGGTACCCCACCGCCCTTTTGTCGGAGAATTCTGCCGTCCGTTTGGCAGGTCAAGGTTACCAAAGCGTTGAGCAATCGGTTCGACTCGCGTCTGACTCCCTCTGTCGCAAGGATGAATCCTCCGCGCCGTGCCGGCGTTGCTGCATCATGGCATCAAGTCTGATCCGAGATGCGCGTTACTGGCCTGATGAGCGGGCCCTCGAACTTTGCTTCGCCACGGGGCGGCGGTTCCTCTACCTTGGCGTGCCACCACTACTCGCCCACGATTTCGTGGAGGCCCCATCGAAGGGCCGCTTTTTCAATCAAGCCATCAAAGGACAGTTCCTCTGCCATGAGCTGGCGAGTCCGGCCGCCCCGCGCCGAAGCCGCGCCGCCAACGACTGACCAGCCGCGGGACGCCAAGGAACTCTGCTGCGGTGCACTTCGTTCGTTACGCCAGTCAAACAGGAGGGACATATGGCCGATCTCAACAATGACGGCGTGAACGACACCGGGCCCACGGTTGAACGCACCACGATCGTCGAAACCGGCGGCGGCGGTGGAGGCGGCGTGATCGCGGTCGTGCTGCTCGTGCTGGTGCTGCTCGTCCTCGCCTACATCTTCCGCGACAACCTCGGCTTCGGTGGTCACAAGACCGAGATCAAGGTTCCCGATTCGATCAACGTCAACGTCAACTGACGCGACCGTCAACGGGTCGAAGGGAGACCCGCCCGTGACCGGCACGGGCGGGTTTTCTCCCGCGCCCACCCGGCGTAGAGCAGGGGCATGCTGAGCCAGGCTTCCCCCGCTTACCTCACCGGCTTCGGCGGGCATTTCGCCACCGAAGCTGTCCCCGGCGCCCTGCCCAAGGGTCGCAACTCACCCCAGCGTCCTGCCTTCGGCCTCTATGCCGAGCAATTGTCGGGCACCGCGTTCACGATGGCCCGCCACGAGAACCGGCGCAGCTGGCTATACCGCCTGCGCCCGACCGCCGACCATCGGCCATTCACGGCCTATGGTGGCGCACCTGGGCCGTCCTTCGACAGAGGACCCGAACCACTCGCCCCCAATCGCCTGCGATGGGATCCGCTTCCTGAGGTCGCCGCCGGCACCGATTTCGTTGATGGGCTGGTCACCGCCGTGTTCAACCGCACGCCGTTCGAGCTCGAGGGGGTCGCGCTGCATCGCTACGCCGCCAACCGCGACATGGACGGTCGGGTTTTCTTCTCGGCTGATGGCGAACTCCTGTTCCTCCCCCAGGACGGCAGGCTCGACCTGCTGACCGAGTTCGGCCGGATCGAGGTGGGCCCGGGGCAGATTGCGCTGGTTCCGCGAGGGGTGCGGGTGCGCGTCATGCTGCCGGACGGGGCGGCCCGCGGCTACCTCACCGAGAACTATGGCGCTCCTTTCCGTTTGCCGGACCTTGGCCCCATCGGCGCCAACGGCCTTGCTAATCCGCGCGACTTCGAGACGCCGGTCGCATGGTTTGAGGACCGGGATGAGCCGACCGAAGTCATCCAGAAGTATGGCGGCAAGCTGTGGACGACGACGCTCGACCATTCGCCGCTCGACGTGGTCGCCTGGCACGGAAATTTCGCGCCGTGGCGCTACGATCTTGCTAGCTTCAACACCATCGGCACCGTCAGTTTCGACCATCCCGATCCGTCGATCTTCACCGTGCTGACCTCCCCATCCTCCGTACCAGGCCGGGCTAACGCCGACTTCGTGATTTTCCCGCCGCGCTGGATGGTCGGTGAAGATACCTTCCGCCCTCCCTGGTTCCACCGCAACGTGATGAGCGAGTGCATGGGCCTGCTGATCGGCGAGTATGATGCCAAGGCCGACGGTTTCTCGCCGGGCGGCCTGTCGCTGCATAACCTGATGGCTGGGCACGGTCCGGACGTCGGCACCTGGCGCAAGGCGTCGGAAGCGGAGCTGAAGCCCGCCAAGATCTCCGGCACCATGGCCTTCATGGTCGAAAGCTGCTGGCCGTTCGAAGTCACTTCAGCCTCGCTGTCCACCGCGCAGAGCGATTATGACATGGCCTGGGCCGATTTCCCGAAAGCGAAGCTTCCTTGAGCGAACTTGACCACACCCACGATCCGGCGCTGACCAGCTGGGTTCATAGCGCCAATGGGCACCGCGACTTCCCCATCCAGAACCTCCCATTGGGCGTGTTCAGCGCCGAAGGAACCGAGCGGCGTATCGGCGTTGCGATCGGCGACTTCATCCTTGACCTCACGCAGGCCACCGACCTGCTCGACGAGGAGCATCGTGAGGATCTTGGCCACCCACTTCTGAACGCTTGGCTGGCGCGGGGCCCGGGAGCCCAGCGCGCGCTTCGCCATCGCCTGTCCGAGTTGCTCAGCGACACCCGCTATCGCGACGATGTCGAGCCGATGCTGATCGGGCAGTCGGAAGCGACCATGCACCTGCCGTGTTTGATCGGCGACTACACCGACTTCTACGTCGGCATCCATCACGCTACCAACGTCGGCAAGCAGTTCCGCCCCGACCAGCCGCTGCTTCCAAACTACAAGTATGTGCCGATCGGCTACCACGGCCGGGCGTCCAGCGTGCGCGTATCGGGTGAGCCGGTGATGCGGCCTTCGGGTCAGCGCAAGGCGCCGGACGCCGATGCGCCCGTCTTCGGCCCGTCGCGCCGCCTCGACTATGAGCTGGAGTTGGGCATCTGGATCGGCGCCGGCAATCGCCTGGGTTCACCCATCCCGATCGGCGAGGCGGCCGATCACATTGCCGGCTATTGCCTCCTCAACGACTGGTCCACTCGCGACGTGCAGGCGTGGGAATATCAGCCGCTCGGGCCCTTTCTCGCAAAGAACTTCCTGACCAGTATCTCTCCCTGGGTGGTCACGGGCGAAGCGCTGAAGCCGTTTCGCGTGGCAGCAATGCCGCGCTCAGCCAGCGACCCGGAGCCGCTCGACTATCTGCGCGATCAAGATGCCGAGCCCGGTCTCGGCCTCACTGTCGAAGCGCTGATCTCGACCGAGGCAATGCGCGCCGGCGGGTTGGCACCGCACCGGCTCAGTCACGGGGAGGCCGCCGCCGCCATGTACTGGACGGTCAACCAGATCATCGCCCATCACACCGTCAATGGCTGCAATCTTCAGCCCGGTGACCTGATCGGCACCGGCACTCTATCGACGGCGGACGGCGAGGGCCTGGGCTCCCTGCTGGAGATCAGCAAGGGCGGCAAGCAGCCACTGACCTTGCCGAGCGGGGAGACCCGCAGCTTCCTCGAGGACGGCGACGAGGTGATCCTCACTGCCCGGGCCGAAGCGGCGGGCGCCGTGTCGATCGGCTTTGGCGAATGCCGTGGGCTGGTGGTTGCGTGAAGCACCTGGCGCTCCTCCTCGCCGCGGCCCTGCTGGCCGCACCAGCCACCGCCGCGCTCACTCCCGCCGAGCAGCGAATGGCCGCGACGGTATCTGCCGAGCAGGGTCGCACGCTCGCCCTGCTCGAGCGGATGGTGAACCAGAACAGCGGTTCGCAGAACATCGCCGGCGTGGAGGCGGTCAGCGGCATGATCCGTGCGGAGCTGGAGCCGCTCGGCTTTC
This window contains:
- a CDS encoding KTSC domain-containing protein, producing MASSLIRDARYWPDERALELCFATGRRFLYLGVPPLLAHDFVEAPSKGRFFNQAIKGQFLCHELASPAAPRRSRAAND
- the hmgA gene encoding homogentisate 1,2-dioxygenase yields the protein MLSQASPAYLTGFGGHFATEAVPGALPKGRNSPQRPAFGLYAEQLSGTAFTMARHENRRSWLYRLRPTADHRPFTAYGGAPGPSFDRGPEPLAPNRLRWDPLPEVAAGTDFVDGLVTAVFNRTPFELEGVALHRYAANRDMDGRVFFSADGELLFLPQDGRLDLLTEFGRIEVGPGQIALVPRGVRVRVMLPDGAARGYLTENYGAPFRLPDLGPIGANGLANPRDFETPVAWFEDRDEPTEVIQKYGGKLWTTTLDHSPLDVVAWHGNFAPWRYDLASFNTIGTVSFDHPDPSIFTVLTSPSSVPGRANADFVIFPPRWMVGEDTFRPPWFHRNVMSECMGLLIGEYDAKADGFSPGGLSLHNLMAGHGPDVGTWRKASEAELKPAKISGTMAFMVESCWPFEVTSASLSTAQSDYDMAWADFPKAKLP
- the fahA gene encoding fumarylacetoacetase translates to MSELDHTHDPALTSWVHSANGHRDFPIQNLPLGVFSAEGTERRIGVAIGDFILDLTQATDLLDEEHREDLGHPLLNAWLARGPGAQRALRHRLSELLSDTRYRDDVEPMLIGQSEATMHLPCLIGDYTDFYVGIHHATNVGKQFRPDQPLLPNYKYVPIGYHGRASSVRVSGEPVMRPSGQRKAPDADAPVFGPSRRLDYELELGIWIGAGNRLGSPIPIGEAADHIAGYCLLNDWSTRDVQAWEYQPLGPFLAKNFLTSISPWVVTGEALKPFRVAAMPRSASDPEPLDYLRDQDAEPGLGLTVEALISTEAMRAGGLAPHRLSHGEAAAAMYWTVNQIIAHHTVNGCNLQPGDLIGTGTLSTADGEGLGSLLEISKGGKQPLTLPSGETRSFLEDGDEVILTARAEAAGAVSIGFGECRGLVVA